GTTGGCCGCTTAACGGAAGAAAAGGGCATTGAAGATTTGCTATGGTCGTTAGTCGACCTGGACGACGCCGTACGGCTGCGGCTGGTGGGCGATGGACCCGCTCGCCATCGCCTTGAAGTGCGCGCCAGGGAATTGGGCGTCCGCGAGCGGATCGCGTTCATCAATCCGGTTTCCCACGAAGACCTTCCGGCGCTCTATCACGATTTCGACGCCTTGGTTCTGCCTTCCCGCACAACGCCATGCTGGCGGGAGCAATTCGGGCGCGTTTTGGTGGAAGCGATGGCCTGCGGCGTTCCCGTCATCGGCTCCGACAGCGGAGCGATTCCGGAAGTGATCGGCGACGCGGGATTGATCTTCCCCGAAGGGAACAGCGCAGCGTTGGAGGATAAAATCCTCCTGCTGCTGCGCGATCAAAAACTGCGGGCGGATTTATCCCTGCGGGGCCGCGTGCGGGTGGAGCATCAATATTCGGCGGAATGCGTCGCCCGGCGGTTGCATCAACACTTGAGCGAGGTTTGCGCCCATGCGCGTCCTGCTTAACGCCCTTTCCATAACCAACCGCAGCGGCACGGGGCGCTACGCCTGGGGATTGATTCATGGATTCGTTCAAAATCGTTTCGCCGATCTCGACCTGCATGTTCTCGTTCCCTCGGATTTCCTTCCCCCCGAACGCTGGCGCAACGCCGAGGGCGTCAATTTTATCTCCATTCCAATTCGCTCGGCGGGCCAGCGCTTTTTTTGGGAACAATGGCGTTTGCCCAATCTTGTAAATCATATCCAACCGGATGTACTTCATTCCCCCGCGTTTTTAGCGCCATTCTTAAGAAAGATAAACGCCGCCCAAATAGTAACCATCCATGACATGGCGTTTCGGACATACCGCCAAACGATTCCCTTATGGCGTCGGCTTTTTTACAGCTGGGCGATTCCGGCCTCGATGCGGCGCGCGAGTATTGTCATTACGGATTCCCGCGCCATAGCGCAGGAACTATCGACATCCCCGCGGCCATTGCCGCGCCTGCGCGTCATTCCAATTCACCTGGGTGTGGATCGGGAAACCTTTCATCCCAATCCGCAACCGCAGGATGCAGCAGTGGCGAGGAGTTACGGTCTGGAATCCCCCTACATCCTCG
Above is a window of Candidatus Omnitrophota bacterium DNA encoding:
- a CDS encoding glycosyltransferase family 1 protein; translation: MRVLLNALSITNRSGTGRYAWGLIHGFVQNRFADLDLHVLVPSDFLPPERWRNAEGVNFISIPIRSAGQRFFWEQWRLPNLVNHIQPDVLHSPAFLAPFLRKINAAQIVTIHDMAFRTYRQTIPLWRRLFYSWAIPASMRRASIVITDSRAIAQELSTSPRPLPRLRVIPIHLGVDRETFHPNPQPQDAAVARSYGLESPYILAVGTMEPRKNLSMLAEAHSLAQNSGLKAELVLAGRYGWMVDAERFRRPGVRLIGYVPDDSLPALYRCAVALAAPSWYEGFDLPAQEALACGTSVIASDIPVHRETMNDGVLFAPPNDREAWAKGLCAVEKTSKPTRLSPIRGWDETARETRKVYEDAMA